The Bacteroidota bacterium genome includes the window ACCGAGCTAATAGCACCTTTAGTGTAGCTATTGGAAGTTATGCAGATGCGTGGCAGTTCAATGAATATAGCAAAGCTCCGGGAGCTTTTTTTGCTACCCAGGGAAGTGTTCAACATAGTGTTTTAACTATTTGGAACATTGTGCCGTCTGGTGGAGGAATATACCCAATCAACTTGGATGGCGGTGGAGCAAGTGCTTCTAACCGTTGGAGGATTCCCAATAATTCAATCATACAGTTTATGTTGCAGTTTAGCATTGTGCAAAATTCCGGTTCAGCGGGAACAATTGGTGATACCTGGACAGCCATTTATGAAGGCGTGGCAAAAAATGTGGGCAATGTTATTTCATGGGTAGGTGGAGCGCCTACTGCAAGAGAAATTCGTCAGGATGCAGGTCTTTCTCCCTCAGTTTCTTTCGGGACTTCAGGAAACGAACTTATTCCTATTGTAATTGCTATTGCTAACAAGAATCTTCATGTAAACATTACAGGATATATCACGCAAACCAAATTTAGTCTTTGAAGGGTGATCCCGGTGGAACCGGTGATTGAAATTCCCTAACAAATAATTTACTATGGATTATTTAAAACTGATAGCCGTATTATTTAGCGCAACCGGCTTTTGGAAACTGGTGGAGCTGGTGATCCGTTTCCGGTCTGATAATCGGAAACAGGCTGCCGAAATCAGGAATCTGAACGCACAGGCTGAAAAGCTGACCTCCGAAAACTGGATTGAGTGGTCAAAAACCCTCGAAAAAAGGGTAAAGGAACTGGAAGCCGTAGCAGAGGAAAACAAAGAACTCAAAAGACAAATCGAGAGCCAGCGTAACCGGATCTGCGAACTGGAGAATAAAGTTGACAAAGTGGAAAAGGAAAACGAGCAGCTGCGGAACCAGCTTCAGGAAATTTCAAAAACGCACGAACATGAGTGAGCAAAGCAAATTAATGAAAGCGCTATACACCGTATTCCTCATTGCGGTTACTGTTCGCACTTGTGTTTCCCTGTACGACAGGTTTACAGAGGTCGAAAAAAAGGAATTTGATTGCAAAAACAAATTGAAGTAAGATGAAAATTACACGCAAGCAGGTATTTTGGGGACTTGGAATAACAGCCGGGTTAATTACCATTGGTGTATTGGTTCATAAGCACCGCAAGAAAATTAAGGAGATTGCGGAAGAAGCCGCAGAAAAAGCCCAAAGCTGGCTCCGTCCGGTGGTCGCTAAAATAACCAGCAAGTTCGGATATCGCACAGATCCCAAAACCGGAAAGCAAAATGCCTTTCATAACGGTATTGATTTAGCTGTTCCCGTTGGAACACCGATTAAAAGCCCTATGCCGGGCATTGTGGATGCTCTTACTTCGGGAGGGGATGGAGGCAGCCAGGTTATCATTAAACACGATAACGGCTATAAAACCGGATATGCTCATTT containing:
- a CDS encoding M23 family metallopeptidase; this translates as MKITRKQVFWGLGITAGLITIGVLVHKHRKKIKEIAEEAAEKAQSWLRPVVAKITSKFGYRTDPKTGKQNAFHNGIDLAVPVGTPIKSPMPGIVDALTSGGDGGSQVIIKHDNGYKTGYAHLSKQLVKKGDKIKQGDVIALSGNTGKSTGPHLHLTLTDPSGAKVDPQKMLYSGVV